Proteins from a genomic interval of Scomber scombrus chromosome 11, fScoSco1.1, whole genome shotgun sequence:
- the ca8 gene encoding carbonic anhydrase-related protein encodes MADNVNEESNYIPGKDELDWGYEEGVEWGLHFPAANGEYQSPINLNSREAQYDPTLLDVGLSPNYVVCRDCEVINDGHTVRIILKSKSVVTGGPLPSDHEYELHEVRFHWGKENQRGSEHTVNFKAFPMELHLIHWNSTLFNTLEDALGKKNGVLTIALFVQIGKEHLGLKAITEVLQDLQYKGKSKIIPCFNPNTLLPDPLLRDYWVYEGSLTTPPCSEKVTWILYRYPLTISQLQIEEFRRLRSHIKGAELLEGNDGLLGDNFRPTQPLSDRTVCAAFQ; translated from the exons ATGGCTGACAACGTGAACGAGGAGTCGAATTATATCCCGGGGAAAGATGAGCTGGACTGGGGCTATGAGGAAG GTGTAGAGTGGGGACTCCATTTCCCAGCAGCCAACGGCGAGTACCAGTCTCCCATCAACTTGAACTCCAGGGAGGCCCAGTATGACCCGACCCTCCTGGATGTTGGCCTATCCCCAAACTACGTGGTGTGTCGAGACTGTGAGGTCATCAATGATGGACACACTGTTCGCATCATTCTCAAGTCCAAGTCAG TGGTTACTGGTGGTCCGTTGCCTAGTGATCATGAGTATGAGCTTCATGAGGTTCGATTCCACTGGGGCAAAGAGAACCAGAGAGGATCAGAGCACACTGTCAACTTCAAGGCTTTCCCAATGGag CTCCATCTGATTCACTGGAACAGCACACTGTTTAACACTCTGGAGGACGCTCTGGGGAAGAAGAATGGAGTCCTCACCATTGCTCTTTTTGTGCAG aTTGGTAAGGAGCATCTGGGTCTGAAGGCCATCACTGAAGTTCTGCAGGACCTGCAGTACAAG GGGAAGAGCAAGATAATCCCCTGCTTCAACCCCAACACTCTGTTACCAG ATCCATTGTTGAGAGACTACTGGGTGTATGAAGGATCCCTTACCACACCACCTTGCAGTGAGAAGGTGACCTGGATCCTCTACCGCTACCCTCTCACCATCTCACAGCTACAG ATTGAGGAGTTTCGGAGGCTGCGTTCTCATATCAAAGGTGCAGAGCTGCTAGAAGGAAACGATGGGTTGTTGGGGGACAATTTCCGTCCCACCCAGCCGCTCAGTGACCGGACGGTCTGTGCCGCCTTCCAGTGA